CACACCTGGGCGTACGCCGTCCCGCTGGACGGCGGACCCGCCGAGACCCTGCCGTACGGCCCGGTCGGCGACGTGACCCTCGGCCCGGCCACCGTGCTGCTGTCCGCGCCGATGGGCCGCGAGGCCGCCTACTGGAAGCGCTACCGGGGCGGCACGGCGGGCAAGCTGTGGATCGACCGGGAGGGCAGCGGGGAGTTCGTCCGGCTGCACGAGGACGTCGACGGGAACATCGAGTGCCCGGTGTGGGCCGGGGACCGGATCGCCTTCCTCTCCGACCACGAGGGCACCGGCGCCCTCTACTCCTCCCTCGCCGACGGCTCCGACCTGCGTCGGCACACCCCCCTCGACGGCTTCTACGCCCGGCACGCCTCCGGCGACGGCACCCGGGTCGTCTACAGCTCGGCCGGTGAACTGTGGCTGCTGGACGACCTGGAGGGCGCCGAGCCGCGCCGGCTGGACGTGCGCCTGGGCGGGCCGCGGGTCGATCTGCGGCCCCGTCCGGTGAACGCCGCCCGCTGGTTCGGCGAGGCGTCCTGCGACCACACCGCGCGCGGCAGCGCCGTCTGCGTGCGCGGCGGGATCCACTGGGTCACCCACCGCTCCGGGCCCGCCCGTGCCCTCGCCGCCACCCCCGGCGTCCGCGCCCGGATGCCGCGCGCCTTCCGTGCCGAGGGCGAGGAGTGGGTGGTGTGGGTGACGGACGCCGAGGGCGACGACGCCCTGGAGTTCGCCCCGGCCACCGGCACCGTGCCCGGCGCCACCCCGCGCCGGCTCGCCGCCGGACAGCTCGGCCGGGTGCTGGAGCTGGCCATGGCCCCCGACGGCAGCCGGGCCGCCGTCGCCTCGCACGACGGACGCCTGCTGCTCGTCGAGCGGGAGACCGGAGAGGTCCGCGAGGTCGACAGCAGCGACGACGGCGAGGTCTGCGGCCTCGCCTTCTCACCCGACTCCGCCTGGCTCGCCTGGGCCCACCCCGGCCCGCGCCCGCTCTCGCAGCTGCGCATCGCCCACACCACCGACCTGTCGGTCACCGAGGCGACCCCCCTCCGCTTCCAGGACTACGCCCCCGCCTTCACCCTCGACGGCAAACACCTCGCCTTCCTCTCCAACCGCGCCTTCGACCCGGTCTACGACGAGCACGTCTTCGACCTCGCCTTCGTGGTCGGCGCCCGCCCGCACCTGATCACCCTGGCCGCCACCACACCCTCGCCGTTCGGCCCGCAACGCCACGGCCGCCCCTTCGAGTCCGCGGACAAGGACGAGACCCCGGACAGCGAGGGCACCCCGGCCACCCGCATCGACCTCGAAGGGCTCGCCGACCGGATCGTGCCCTTCCCGGTGGAAGCCGGCCGGTACTCCTCGCTGCGCGCCGCCAAGGACGGCGTGCTCTGGCTGCGCCACCCCGTGCACGGCGTCCTCGGCGCCGCCCGCGCCCACCCCGAGGACCCCGACCCGCACACCGAGCTGGAACGCTACGACCTCGCCCAGCGGCGCCTGGAGCACCTGGCCGCGGACGCCGACCACTTCGAGGTCAGCGGCGACGGCAAACGCGTGCTGCTGTGGGCCGACGGCCGGCTCCGGGTCGTCCCCAGCGACCGCCGGGCCGGCACCGACGACGACGGCGACACCAGCGTCACCGTCGACCTCGCCCGGGTCCGGCAGACCCTCGACCCGGCCGCCGAGTGGCGGCAGATGTACGACGAGACCGGCCGCCTCATGCGCGACCACTTCTGGCGGCCCGACCTCGGCGGCGCCGACTGGACCGGCATCCTCGCCCGCTACCGCCCCCTCCTCGCCCGCCTCGCCACCCACAGCGACCTCGTCGACCTCCTCTGGGAGGTGCACGGCGAGCTCGGCACCTCGCACGCCTACGTCATCCCCGCCGGCGGCTCCCGCGGCGGTCCCCGGCACGGTCTGCTGGGCGCCGACATCTCCCGCCACCCGGACGGCAGTTGGCGCATCGACCGTATCCTGCCCGCGGAGACCTCCGACCCGGACGCCCGCTCCCCGCTCGCCGCACCCGGCGTCGCGGTCCGGCCCGGTGACGCGATCATCGCCGTGGCCGGCCACCAGGTCGACCCGGTGACGGGCCCCGGCCCGCTCCTCGTCGGTACGGCGGGCCACCCGGTGGAGCTGACCGTCTCCCCGGCGGGCGGTGGCGAACCCCGGCACACGGTCGTCATCCCCATCGCCGACGAGGAGCCCCTGCGCTACCACGCCTGGGTTGCCGACCGCCGCGCCCACGTCCACGCGGCCTCCGACGGCCGGCTCGGCTACCTCCACGTCCCCGACATGCAGGCCCCCGGCTGGGCCCAGATCCACCGGGACCTGCGCGTGGAGGTGGCCCGCGAAGGACTCGTGGTCGACGTCCGCGAGAACCGCGGCGGCCACACCTCCCAGCTGGTCGTGGAGAAACTGGCCCGGCGCATCATCGGCTGGGACCTCCCGCGCGGCATGCGCCCCACCAGCTACCCCCTCGACGCCCCGCGCGGCCCGGTCGTCGCCGTCGCCAACGAGTTCTCCGGCTCCGACGGCGACATCGTCAACGCGGCGATCAAGGCCCTGGGCATCGGACCGGTCGTCGGCACCCGCACCTGGGGCGGCGTCATCGGCATCGACAGCCGCTACCACCTGGTCGACGGCACCCTGATCACCCAGCCGAAGTACGCGATGTGGCTGGAGGGCGTGGGGTGGGACGTGGAGAACCATGGGGTGGACCCGGACGTGGAGGTCGTACAGCGGCCTCAGGACTGGGCCGAGGGCAGGGACACACAGCTCGACGAGGCGATCAGGCTCGCGCTGGCGGCGCTGGAGGAACGCCCCGCGAAAACGCCGCCGGGAATGCCCACCTGATACGACTACGATGCCCGGGTATTGATCACCAGCGTGAGGAGGCACACGCATGGCCGGAGAACCGCAGGACGACTGCCTGTTCTGCAAGATCGTCGCAGGGAGCATCCCGGCGACGATCGTCCGCGAAACAGAGACCACCGTCGCCTTCCGGGACATAAACCCCCAGGCCCCGACCCACATCCTGGTGATTCCCAAGGCCCACTACAAGAACGCCGCCGTCCTCGGCGCCGAAGCGCCGCAACTCGCCGCCGACGTCCTCGCCGAGACCCAGGCCGTAGCCGACGAGGAAAAGCTCGAGAGCTACCGCATCGTCTTCAACACCGGCTCCGGCGCCGGCCAGACCGTCTGGCACGCCCACGCGCACGTCCTCGGCGGCCGTGGCATGGAATGGCCCCCCGGGTAAACCACCGTGTCCGTACGTGAATTGGTGATCCTCGGCACCGCCAGCCAGGTCCCCACCCGGCACCGCAACCACAACGGCTACCTGCTGAGGTGGGACGGCGAGGGCATCCTGTTCGATCCCGGCGAGGGCACGCAGCGCCAGATGGTGCGCGCCGGGGTCGCCGCCCACGACCTGAACCGTCTCTGCGTCACACACTTCCACGGCGACCACTGCCTCGGTCTCGCCGGTGTCATCCAGCGGATCAACCTCGACCAGGTACCGCACGAGATCACCGCGCACTACCCGCGCTCCGGCCAGCGCTTCTTCGACCGCCTGCGCTATGCGACGGCCTACCGGGAGACGGTCGGCATCACCGAGGCGCCGGTCGCCGCCGACGGCATCCTCGCGGTGACGCCGGCGTACACCCTTCAGGCCCGCAGACTGTCGCACCCGGTCGAGTCCTACGGCTACGGGCTGATCGAACCCGACGGCCGCCGTATGCTGCGCGACCGGCTCGCCGCGCACGGGATCAAGGGGCCGGACGTCGGCCGGCTGCAGCGCGAGGGCCGGCTGGGGGACGTCACGCTGGAGGACGTCAGCGAGGTGCGGCGCGGGCAGCGGTTCGCGTTCGTCATGGACACCCGGCTCTGCGACGGCGTCCACGCGCTCGCCGAGGGCTGCGACCTGCTGGTCATCGAGTCGACCTTCCTGGACGAGGACATCGAACTGGCCGTGGAGCACGGCCACTTGACCGCCGGTCAGGCCGCCGCCGTCGCCCGGGACGCGGGCGTACGGCACCTCGTCCTCACCCACTTCAGCCAGCGGTACGGGGAACCGGAGGAATTCGAACGGCAGGCGCGGGCGGCCGGTTTCGAGGGCGAGCTGACCGTGGCGCACGATCTGCAGCGGGTGCCGGTCCCGAAACGGCGATAGAAGATCCGTACGATGCTTTGATGCCCCTCCCGAAAGCAGAACTGCACCTCCACATCGAAGGCACCCTGGAGCCGGAGCTGGCGTTCGAGCTGGCCGCCCGCAACGGCGTGACCCTGCCGTACGCGGACACGGACGAGCTCCGCACGGCGTACCGGTTCGAGGACCTCCAGTCCTTCCTGAACCTGTACTACGAGCTGATGGCCGTCCTGCGCACCGAGCAGGACTTCGCCGACCTGGCCGACGCCTATCTGGCCCGGGCCGCCGCGCAGGGCGTGCGGCACGCGGAGATCTTCTTCGACCCGCAGGCCCACCTCGCGCGGGGTGTGCCCATGGGCACGGTCGTGGAGGGGCTGTGGCGGGCGCTGGGCGGCAGCGAGCGGAACCACGGGATCTCCACCAGGCTCATCCTCTGCTTCCTGCGGGACGAGTCCGCCGAGTCGGCGATGGAGACCCTTCAGGCCGCCCGGCCGTACCTGGACCGGATCACCGGCGTCGGCCTGGACTCCGCCGAGGTCGGGCATCCGCCGGTGAAGTTCCGTGAGGTGTACGAGGCCGCGGCCGGGCTCGGGCTGCGCCGCGTCGCGCACGCCGGCGAGGAGGGGCCGCCGGAGTACATCACCGAGGCCCTGGACGTGCTCGGCGTCGAGCGCGTCGATCACGGGCTGCGCTGTGTGGAGGACCCGGCGCTGGTCGAGCGGCTGGTCCGGGAACGCATCCCGCTGACCCTGTGCCCGCTGTCCAACGTCCGCCTGCGGACCGTGGACACCCTGGCCGACCACCCGCTGCCGGCCATGCTCGACGCCGGCCTGCTGTGCACGGTCAACTCCGACGACCCGGCATACTTCGGGGGCTACGCGGGCGACAACTTCGCGGCCGTACACCGGACCCTGGGCCTGACCGAGGACCGGCTGCGCGAGCTGGCCCGCAACTCCTTCCTCGCCTCCTTCCTGGAGGACGACGAGGAGCGGCGGGCCCGCTACATCGCCGAGGTGGAGGCGTACGAGTTCGGCGACGCCGTGTCGTAGGCGAGCCGGGCGGCCACGGCGGGCGACTCCACCGGGACTTCCACGACCGGCAGGGGCCGCCTGCCCGCGCGCAGCGCCACCGCCGTCATCGGTACGGCGATCAGCAGCAGCCCGGCGCCGAGCACCTTCCCCATCGCCGGGTAGCCCGTCCCCGCCGCCAGCATGCTCCCCGTCAGCGGTCCCGCCGCCGTCCCCAGCGAGGCCGCCGAGCCGACCAGGACGGCCCAGCGGCCGCGCGGGTCGAGGGAGGCGGCGAGGCCGATGACGTACGACAGGACGACCGGGTAGAGCAGGTTCCAGGAGATCTCGCCCGCCGCGAAGGCCGGCAGGCCGGTCGCGGACGCGCTGACCGCGATGCAGCCCGCGATCAGGGCCGTACCGGCGCCGATCGGCACCGCCTGGCCCAGCCGGGGGCCGAGCGCGCCCGCACCGACGACCCCGACGAGTCCGGCGCCCAGCGCGATCGCGAACACCGCGCCGACGGTGACCTCGGTGAGGCGGGCCTGGTCGAGGCCGATCCGGCCGCTCACGCCCCAGAGGGAGTTCTGGACGAGGGACCAGCAGGTCATGGCGGCGGCCAGCAGCAGTCCGGCGCGGGGGCGGGGGAGCCCGCCGTACCCGACGGCCGTACGGGCCGGCGCGGTCCGGCCGGGCAGGCGGCCGGTGAGCGGGAGGACGGCGAGCGCCGTGAGCGCGATGGCCGCGAGCGGCAGGCCGTGGCCGGGGCCGAGCCGGGGGATCGTCAGGTACAGGGCGCCGGCGAGGGCGGAGACGCCGAGCAGGCCGAGCGTGGTGACCCGGTGCGGGTTGTGCTGTGCGGCGATGCCGCTCGCGGCGACCGCCGTGACCGTGCCGGAGCCGAATCCGCCGACGACCGCGCCGGCGACGACGGCCGGCACGAAGGAGGTGAGGGCGGCAGCGCCGTAGCCGAGGACGGCGAGCGCGAGGCCGGCGCGGGCGAGGGTGCGGGGGCCGATCCGGTCGACCCGGGCGGCCAGCAGGAAGCCCGCCGTCGCCGAACTCAGCAGCAG
Above is a genomic segment from Streptomyces fodineus containing:
- a CDS encoding S41 family peptidase, producing MTGKTTADATGNTAANTSSPGYLRFPHVHGDLVTFVAEDDVWLAPLGGGRAWRVSADDMPVTQPRISPDGRFLAWTSTRDGAPEVHVAPVDGGPAARLTYWGNRRTEVRGWTADGRVLALGAQGQASFRHTWAYAVPLDGGPAETLPYGPVGDVTLGPATVLLSAPMGREAAYWKRYRGGTAGKLWIDREGSGEFVRLHEDVDGNIECPVWAGDRIAFLSDHEGTGALYSSLADGSDLRRHTPLDGFYARHASGDGTRVVYSSAGELWLLDDLEGAEPRRLDVRLGGPRVDLRPRPVNAARWFGEASCDHTARGSAVCVRGGIHWVTHRSGPARALAATPGVRARMPRAFRAEGEEWVVWVTDAEGDDALEFAPATGTVPGATPRRLAAGQLGRVLELAMAPDGSRAAVASHDGRLLLVERETGEVREVDSSDDGEVCGLAFSPDSAWLAWAHPGPRPLSQLRIAHTTDLSVTEATPLRFQDYAPAFTLDGKHLAFLSNRAFDPVYDEHVFDLAFVVGARPHLITLAATTPSPFGPQRHGRPFESADKDETPDSEGTPATRIDLEGLADRIVPFPVEAGRYSSLRAAKDGVLWLRHPVHGVLGAARAHPEDPDPHTELERYDLAQRRLEHLAADADHFEVSGDGKRVLLWADGRLRVVPSDRRAGTDDDGDTSVTVDLARVRQTLDPAAEWRQMYDETGRLMRDHFWRPDLGGADWTGILARYRPLLARLATHSDLVDLLWEVHGELGTSHAYVIPAGGSRGGPRHGLLGADISRHPDGSWRIDRILPAETSDPDARSPLAAPGVAVRPGDAIIAVAGHQVDPVTGPGPLLVGTAGHPVELTVSPAGGGEPRHTVVIPIADEEPLRYHAWVADRRAHVHAASDGRLGYLHVPDMQAPGWAQIHRDLRVEVAREGLVVDVRENRGGHTSQLVVEKLARRIIGWDLPRGMRPTSYPLDAPRGPVVAVANEFSGSDGDIVNAAIKALGIGPVVGTRTWGGVIGIDSRYHLVDGTLITQPKYAMWLEGVGWDVENHGVDPDVEVVQRPQDWAEGRDTQLDEAIRLALAALEERPAKTPPGMPT
- a CDS encoding histidine triad nucleotide-binding protein, which produces MAGEPQDDCLFCKIVAGSIPATIVRETETTVAFRDINPQAPTHILVIPKAHYKNAAVLGAEAPQLAADVLAETQAVADEEKLESYRIVFNTGSGAGQTVWHAHAHVLGGRGMEWPPG
- a CDS encoding ribonuclease Z, with translation MSVRELVILGTASQVPTRHRNHNGYLLRWDGEGILFDPGEGTQRQMVRAGVAAHDLNRLCVTHFHGDHCLGLAGVIQRINLDQVPHEITAHYPRSGQRFFDRLRYATAYRETVGITEAPVAADGILAVTPAYTLQARRLSHPVESYGYGLIEPDGRRMLRDRLAAHGIKGPDVGRLQREGRLGDVTLEDVSEVRRGQRFAFVMDTRLCDGVHALAEGCDLLVIESTFLDEDIELAVEHGHLTAGQAAAVARDAGVRHLVLTHFSQRYGEPEEFERQARAAGFEGELTVAHDLQRVPVPKRR
- a CDS encoding adenosine deaminase, producing the protein MPLPKAELHLHIEGTLEPELAFELAARNGVTLPYADTDELRTAYRFEDLQSFLNLYYELMAVLRTEQDFADLADAYLARAAAQGVRHAEIFFDPQAHLARGVPMGTVVEGLWRALGGSERNHGISTRLILCFLRDESAESAMETLQAARPYLDRITGVGLDSAEVGHPPVKFREVYEAAAGLGLRRVAHAGEEGPPEYITEALDVLGVERVDHGLRCVEDPALVERLVRERIPLTLCPLSNVRLRTVDTLADHPLPAMLDAGLLCTVNSDDPAYFGGYAGDNFAAVHRTLGLTEDRLRELARNSFLASFLEDDEERRARYIAEVEAYEFGDAVS
- a CDS encoding MFS transporter, with product MSAPRTPPWPLVALFTAGYLAPYLLPTTVGRLDSGLPLTATQAGAIGSALLLSSATAGFLLAARVDRIGPRTLARAGLALAVLGYGAAALTSFVPAVVAGAVVGGFGSGTVTAVAASGIAAQHNPHRVTTLGLLGVSALAGALYLTIPRLGPGHGLPLAAIALTALAVLPLTGRLPGRTAPARTAVGYGGLPRPRAGLLLAAAMTCWSLVQNSLWGVSGRIGLDQARLTEVTVGAVFAIALGAGLVGVVGAGALGPRLGQAVPIGAGTALIAGCIAVSASATGLPAFAAGEISWNLLYPVVLSYVIGLAASLDPRGRWAVLVGSAASLGTAAGPLTGSMLAAGTGYPAMGKVLGAGLLLIAVPMTAVALRAGRRPLPVVEVPVESPAVAARLAYDTASPNSYASTSAM